From the Lathyrus oleraceus cultivar Zhongwan6 chromosome 4, CAAS_Psat_ZW6_1.0, whole genome shotgun sequence genome, one window contains:
- the LOC127074570 gene encoding uncharacterized protein LOC127074570 → MAGRGRDDAAIAEALGMLAGVLGGNPNVVGMGAARQLSEFQKNNPPMFKGAYDPDGAQKWLKEIERIFRVTECADNQKVRFGTHMLSEEADDWWVATRTELESAGNTEITWAVFKERFLRKYFPEDVRGKKEIEFLELKQGNRSVTEYAAKFTELSKYYTPYNEAAGEFSKCVKFENGLRPEIKQAIGYQRIRVFSDLVDCCRIFEQDSKARAESYQQRVDRKGKNQMDRGKPYAAGKGFQKQSGMKRPGGGDSSAPAKCYRCGRAGHRVHECTSAEMKCFKCGKGGHLAAECRLKTVTCFNCGELGHISPQCPKPKKENQPGGKVFALSGSETSADDRLIRGNEK, encoded by the exons atggctggaagaggtagagatgatgctgcgattgctgaggctctgggtatgctggctggagtacttggagggaatccaaatgttgtaggaatgggagctgctcgtcaactgagtgagttccagaagaacaatcctccaatgttcaagggagcatacgatccagatggtgctcagaagtggttgaaggagatcgagaggatcttcagagtaactgagtgtgctgataaccagaaggtcaggttcggtacacatatgctgtcagaggaagctgatgattggtgggttgctacccgcactgagttggaatctgctgggaatactgagatcacttgggctgtgttcaaggaaaggttcctgagaaagtattttccagaagatgtcagaggaaagaaagagatagagtttttggaattgaagcagggtaacaggtcggttactgagtatgctgcgaagttcaccgagctgtcaaagtactatactccctataatgaggctgctggagaattttcgaaatgtgtgaagtttgagaacgggttgcgtcctgagatcaaacaagctattggatatcagaggatcagggtgttttctgacttggttgactgttgcagaatttttgaacaggattccaaggctagagcagagagctatcagcagagggttgataggaagggtaagaatcagatggatcgtggaaaaccgtatgcagctggcaaaggttttcagaagcagagtgggatgaagaggcctgGTGGGGGggactctagtgctcctgctaagtgttatagatgtggtcgggctggacatcgtgttcatgagtgtaccagtgctgagatgaagtgtttcaagtgtggcaaaggtggtcatttggctgcagagtgccggctgaagactgtaacttgtttcaactgtggagagttgggtcatatcagtccacagtgtcctaagccgaagaaagagaatcagccaggaggcaaggtctttgctttatcgggttctgagacttctgcagatgatcgtttgatccgag gtaacgagaaatga